The following DNA comes from Methanobrevibacter ruminantium.
AAATCCTGCTACATCATCGTGAGATAATGTTCTAAGTGCTACAATTGCAATCATGTAGATGATTGGACAGATTATCAATCCTGCAATCAATCCATAGCTATTGTTCGGAAGCACAAATGCAGGCAATGCCATAATCAATGAAGCTATTGTAACTTTAGTTAAGAATGAATAAGGGGCATGGGTTTTTGTTAATCTGAATTGAAGCAGGAACATAGGTATCATCATTATGAATGAAGCTATTGTGGTAGCTAGCGCTCCACCTTCAATTCCATAAGTTGGAATCAAGTACCATCCGAGTCCTAAAGTTATGATACAGCCAAATATCAAAAGATACATTGGAATTCTTGGATTTCCAATACCTTGAACAATACTTCCTGAAATTGTATAGATTGAATAGAATGTCATACCTAAAACAAGAATTGCAAGAGACATTGCACCATTCATGTAAGCGGAATTGGTGAAGTATACAAGCCCCATGATTTCCTTTGCAAAGATAGCTATTCCAACACACATTGGAATTACAAAGAACATTCCGTATTTGTAGGATGCATTCACATACTTTTCAAGAAGGTTTTGATCCTTAAGGGCATATGCTTCAGATGCCGCAGGCAATATTGTAGTTGCAAGTGAGCTTGAAACGATTAAAGGAAGTCTTGAAATAGGATCTGCTGCTGTAAAGTAACCGATTGCAGATGCAGCTAGGAATCCTCCCATAATCAAGGTACAGATACTGTAAATACCCATTTCAGCAAGTGCAGTGACTGTAACCGGAATTGAAAAGAAAAGCAGTCTTTTTGCAAGGCCCAATTCCTGTCTGAAGGTGAACTTAAAGTCAGGATTTGCAGGAGGGATGTATTTTCCCATATACTTTTTAAAGATATAGACTGCAGATACTGCAGATGCTGCAAAACCGAGTACGGAACCTAATACTGCACCAAAGGTGGATAATCCTAAAATTACAAGTGCTGTTGCAAATAGGATCATGAATATCTGTTCAATTGCACGTGTGTAAAGGATGTATTCCATTTTGTACACACCTTGGAAAGCACCTCTAAATGCACCAACTATTACACTGAAAGGAGTGATTAAACCAACAGCCTGGAGCGGCAATAATGCCTCTGGCTTATGATAATAGTTTGTAATTATAGGTGCAGCTACAAATACCATAATCAGACCAAAGAAGAATCCTAAAAAGACCATTATCTTCAGTGCTGTAAAAACAGTTTGGCGAGCCAAATCCTCTTCATCAAGAGCATTGTATTCAGATACGTATTTAGCTATTGCTGGTGGAAGCCCTGCTGCAGACAAGACCTGGAATATTCCTTGAAATGGAGTTGTAAGTCCAAGTATACCATATGCTGCCGGTCCTAAGAGTGATGCCATAAGAAAACGGTAAAGGTATCCTCCTACACGGAAGATAACATTTCCTATTAAGATAATAGCGCTTCCTTTTGCTACTTTAGAACTTCCAGTCGCTTCTCCCATATTCACACCATATTCTTTAAGAAAAGATAAAAATATCAAATTTTATAAAAATAAAATACTTAATAAAATTAATAGCAATTATACTATATAATATAATTAGATATTCCTATATAAATTTTTATTTATACTTTTGTTAAATAAGGAATACTTTTTCAATAAATCCTCATCATGATTTAAACTCTAACAGGAACTCTTTAAAATGGCTTATAGTCATGTCCAATGTTTTAAGCCCGTATTCGTCTTCCTTTACACCTTCTGCACCATCATCCTGGGACCATAGGCATGCACCTAAATTAGCGCCAAAGGATCCTCCGCTTAATGGAATTATTTTATTCAAAAGGTAGAATGTGTTTATTTGCTGAATTGCCAATTCCTGACCTCCAGACCTGTCTCCACCTACAACTATTGAAATGCCCACCTTGTTTTTGAAAATGTCCAAGTCTTCCATAATCATTGCTTGGCATCTGTCAATCACGGCCTTCAATTGTGCAGAGACACTTCCGAAATGGATTGGACTTGCCATTATTATTCCATCTGCCTCCTTAAGAGCTTTATAGATCTCATCCATATCATCAGATATTGAGCATTTTCCCTTAGTTTCCGCGCATTCATTGCAGTGGGTGCAAGGAGAAATGCTTTTGTCTTTTACAGATATGAATGTGGTTTCAAATGAGTCTTCCTTTTCCAGTTCATTCAATGCCCTATTCAATAAGTATTCGCTGGCACCTTCCCTTGGACTTCCACAAATTCCAACAATTTTCATTATCTTCCCTCACTTATAATCGAAAATTTTTCAATTTTCACATCTTCACTACTATTTTTATCAACTTCCATTAAAAGTTTTTTTTTAAAAATTTTAAAAAAAATTATAAAACTTATATAATATAAATCATATATTAAGATTATAATGTTATTTTATTGACTAATTTTTGTCATAAAAAATAATGTTCTAAATTTTATTGGATTATTTATTAATGATTATATTCTAAAATGGTGTTTTTATGGATTTAGTAAAAGGTATTGTTAAAAAATATTTTAGGTCTTACAATAGGACATTGAAGGATGGTACTAAAAAGACCTATAAGACAGAACAGGTTCAGGTCACTGTATCTAAATCTGACAATATCTTTGAAGATAAGGAAGAAGTCTTTATCATCTCTTCAGCTCAAGCAGAAGAACTCAATGAGATTGATGAAATGTTATCTGCTTTAGAATTGCATAATACCATGTTAGTGCAAGATAAAACAGAATTAACCAAAAAATTCGCTGTTGCTGATGAAGATTTACAGGCTGCCTTTTCTGAATTGAAAGCTATTTCTGAAAAGTTAGCTATAAAAGAAGAGGAATTGGAAGAATCCAGGAAAAAATTGCTTGTTTTAAAAGAGGATTGCTCTGGCTTGAAAGAGCAGCTTGAAGAAAACCAAAACACCATTTCCCGCTTAAGAAAACAATTGGAAGATAAGAACTTCATCATTTCAGACTTAACTGATGACTTGGATCTATTGAATGAAAAATTGAATTCACAAAATGATGAACCTATGCTTGATTCTGAATTCATAAGCAATGAACAGTTCACTTCCAGTTCAAATTCATATTCCTTTGATGATTATGTTGAATTGCAAAAGGAATACATTTCATTACTTAAAAAATACGAAAGATCTCAAGAGAATTTATACAATGAGAAAGTTAAGGTCATTCACTATAAAAATTTCTTGGATAAATTCAAAAACTTCATTTTAAGAATACAATAAGTGTCTGTTTTTTATAAAATATTCTTAAAAGTCTTTTTTAAAATTTAATATTTCAAAATTAGCAGTAATAACTATTTTTTCCACTTTTTAAAGTTTTTAATAAAAATAGTAAAATTATAGAAGTCAAAACTTTAATGAAAACTTCTATAAATTATAAAAATCTTTTTTTAATTAGAACATGTCTCTTGCGTTACCTCTGTAACCCATGACCTGTTCCTCTTCCTCATCAATTTCGTCATCAGGATTAGGATTCCATCTTTTCAAGTTTGGAAGGAAATTACAGAGCAATCCGGTTGCTTCCTCTTCACGCAAATCAGGATTCCTTTTCATCATTCTTTTTGCATGTCTAATAATCATTTCATTTACG
Coding sequences within:
- a CDS encoding flippase; its protein translation is MGEATGSSKVAKGSAIILIGNVIFRVGGYLYRFLMASLLGPAAYGILGLTTPFQGIFQVLSAAGLPPAIAKYVSEYNALDEEDLARQTVFTALKIMVFLGFFFGLIMVFVAAPIITNYYHKPEALLPLQAVGLITPFSVIVGAFRGAFQGVYKMEYILYTRAIEQIFMILFATALVILGLSTFGAVLGSVLGFAASAVSAVYIFKKYMGKYIPPANPDFKFTFRQELGLAKRLLFFSIPVTVTALAEMGIYSICTLIMGGFLAASAIGYFTAADPISRLPLIVSSSLATTILPAASEAYALKDQNLLEKYVNASYKYGMFFVIPMCVGIAIFAKEIMGLVYFTNSAYMNGAMSLAILVLGMTFYSIYTISGSIVQGIGNPRIPMYLLIFGCIITLGLGWYLIPTYGIEGGALATTIASFIMMIPMFLLQFRLTKTHAPYSFLTKVTIASLIMALPAFVLPNNSYGLIAGLIICPIIYMIAIVALRTLSHDDVAGFRRFTRKLGPLSKYANKLLDTIDKYSS
- a CDS encoding flavodoxin family protein, which translates into the protein MKIVGICGSPREGASEYLLNRALNELEKEDSFETTFISVKDKSISPCTHCNECAETKGKCSISDDMDEIYKALKEADGIIMASPIHFGSVSAQLKAVIDRCQAMIMEDLDIFKNKVGISIVVGGDRSGGQELAIQQINTFYLLNKIIPLSGGSFGANLGACLWSQDDGAEGVKEDEYGLKTLDMTISHFKEFLLEFKS
- a CDS encoding zinc ribbon domain-containing protein, whose protein sequence is MAFCNSCGRPMGRNDYGTNEDGSPNMDYCKDCFQNGEFTEPDITVNEMIIRHAKRMMKRNPDLREEEATGLLCNFLPNLKRWNPNPDDEIDEEEEQVMGYRGNARDMF